TTTGGTTCATGGGAAATAATGCAAAATAATCCTTTTAGTTAAACTTTGAACAAAAGAAGAGTTTTCGTTATGACTAGGTACATTGAAATAGGATTAGcacaatcaacatttttaaagTTCCTGGAAAATATTTCGAATGATTTATTTAGTTAGATTGAACAGAGGAGTTTTTGTTATGACAACATTGAAATTTCATGCTATAGAAGTATTAGACTATAGAGGATTAGCACATGCCATAGTCCTCCTTACCTCATTGGCTTTGTGAGGTTCCCCACCCCAGATATCCCTCCAGTGGATAAAGTGGTGCAGGTGGTTCCTGTAGTGGGTTCGGTGGTCCCGCTTCTTGCGCGAATCGGTGGGGGAGGGCGGAGCCGTCAGCGATTGCCGCCGGCCACTAGACACTTTCACTACAGAAGGTTGGTTCGAGTTGAGCAGCCTCTCGGTTTCTGGCTCGTCGGATGATATGCTGTCGGTGAGCATTCGCGTCGATTTAGACCCTTCGCGAATCAAATTGCTGTGGCCCCGATCCATGTTTCAATTTGgaacattaattttttttagcgtAACGAACGAAAGCACGCACGTAAAATGCGTGCGTcgtggcgggcggcgggcgcagACTGCGGCGCGTCGCCCGCACGTGGGTCGACCACGTCAAAACAAAACCGCAAATCTGGTTCTTATCATCGACTGAACTTGGGCAATAAACACCCGTATTTTGATCTGTAGGTTCATTGGCATTAACAGGATACTACATTCAAATACGCGAAATTCAAAATTCTTATTACatatatttagtatatttttcaaattaCATGCTATATTGTAAAAACTTTTAGAAAACTTGAAAGTAGGCCCAATATTATTGTGTATCTAAGATAGTTGATAGTAGAATTGTACTTTATATTAGGTAAGCACATTAGACTGAATGCTGTACTACACACATGAAATAGAGTGCCATGGAATACTtagctttttttttctttaagtaagtaatacaaTGTTTTCCTACAAAAGTATTTGTATGTCTGTCAATTTGCATGTACCagcagtttttttataaaaaagtcatcaaaattagttttttgtaTACTTAACTACTACAATATTTAACTAATATATTTCGCTAACAGCAATTTTACCCATTTGAGTCCTGaaggtataaatatttttactaagaTAACTAAGATCATGGTCAAATATAAATAGAAACATTGTATTCACACATATTGACAAGGTCAAATTTTTTATCAGTTGTGGAATTAAGTAATAGCTAAACTAAGAATTatcaagaaatttaaaataattttagaaaatttgaaagtagtaaataataaatcacaCTTAATGGCCTGAATTGAtgttgattagtgataagtgccGGTGATTATTtcaggtgattagtaatcaggagaaCAGCAGTGTGGACAgagactgattagtgcaagtcctttattttctcctaatcactaatcacctgaACTCACATTAATCAAAGTAAATACAGGCCCTTAGTCACCTTTCGACAgtttagtgtttactgtttagtaaTTTTTGAAACAGGAATGAACATTTTTGAGGTAGTATTAAGTAATACATTTTATGGTTATTTCTATAGATCTATTCAGAATTCacaattttcataattaataatattaacatgaaAATTGTGAATTCTGAATAGATCCatcaaaaaatgtaataaatataatataaattattattaatctagcAGAAATTTATTTATACCCATTTTTAGTAATcatcacaatatttttattgccaTGACATTTCTTTGCTGAGTCATTTAAGTACCTGGAACATTCATAGTTAGGGCCGGATCTACCATGTGGCTATTTGGGCTTAAGCCCAGGGCCCCATGAGTCCAAGGGCCTCCACCCCCCAGCTAAGTCAAGTCAAAAATAGATGATAATGCGAAAGaatttattatacaaattagGTGTTGGTACTACGAACTGACAGTTAAAATGTTGTGGCCCTAAGTAATTTCAGGGCCTCGTAAGCTCACAATCCGGCCCGGCCCTGTTCATAGTTCATACTTCAGTTCATGATGAACTATGTATATAGTATGTAATCACTTACTGTTCAAGCTTAATTATTGTGAAAAAGATAGAGAGATATTATTGAATCTTTAAATTGGTATTGATACTAAATGACACCTAAAATGGCAGTTTGGTGAGAAATTATagataatttttagttacaactATGCAATGCAAATATCCTAACAAATTCTTAAGACAATGACCAACTGTGTCGTGCTTTGATAAACGTGTTACAGCTTTTCAGGAATAAAGTGATTGTCCTTTTATAGTGGTCACACTTTTACCgtaaatttacaataaaaaatattcttttttataaaataaaattaatgctattatgtataatgattttgtaataaaaaaacaggGATTTATTGTGAAAAACAGTGATCAACGAACTTACTTGACTAAAAACTGAAGAGAAAGTCTGCGTAACCGGATAAAGCACAGAACACTGTAATTATCGTTATACTTTTAAGCTTTTTAGCATGGTAACTACataattaattgtattataattaattttttctaattaaaaatatcagaAATTCAACATCGTCAAGAAAATTTAAACTGACTGTGACATTGACATAGGTGATAGGAATAATAGGATTtgcccacagattactagtatatatttgtagagatTTGCCTTTGGTATtgatgttacgctcaaagaccgaaaacgttcagtgagcgaaaaaatggctcacaacgcgttgtggtaatagtgaaacggccacgacgcgttctggcaatcacagaaataccacgaagcgaaattcgtgtcatggctgacgtgctattcgaccacaacgcgttgtggtaatcgagtaaaaccatgacgcgttctgagcatttaaaaacagccacaacgcgaattcgtgttgtggccctaatgaaaacggccacgacgcgttctgaaaccaggccgtgttacgcaggagtaattttatagtgcccacgtgtgtgcgcgtgtaaaagtcagtcctgcacctgatctctcgccagcgctccattgggttatgagagtaaagaatagtgctcttgtgtattgcgcacacacttgggcactataaaattactcctgcttaactggcctggtttcattaaaacaagagtgctcttgtgtattgcacacacacttgggcactataacattactcctgcgtaactggcctagtttcattgaagccagagtgctcttgtgtattgcgcacacacttgggcgctataaaattactcctgagtaactaTCCTGGTTTCAgatcgcgtcgtggccgttttcattagggccacaacacggattcgcgtcgtggctgtttttaaatgctcagaacgcgtcatggcttttctcgattagcacaacgcgttgtggtcgaattaGTCCGTGAGCCCGGCCCCGAAATGCCTACGTCACATGACATCAACTTAAAACGCATGGCACACGGTCGGCAAATATATGCCGAGCGAGGATCAGACGACTTTCGCATCTGAAATTGGCCGGAAGTCAGAAAAATCGCCTCACTTCCGGTCAAATTTTTAGTGTCAATTTACGTCACGTGACATCAACGTGAAACATGTGGCAGCATATAGCCCTATAGTTTTAGAGAATGGAAACATAAGTCTGTCAGTTTTAAAATGGCCGGAAGTGCTTGGCAGACGGCGTCAAAGTTGGTCCTTGGGTACCCTTTTTTACGTCACGTGACATCTTGATGaattcttttttaaatgttttgaaataatagtGACTTATAGAATAAATGATGCTGCCAAGCCAGATCCGGCCGGAAGTCCCaaaaaaagtgatttttaaACTGCTCGTGAATTATGAGAAATTCGCATGATTTATCAAATTATAATCAATTTAAGTACACGAATTATCGAGTCAAAGTACCTAacctgttacaataataaatctaGGGTAAATAAGTGTAATTGTTACCTCACATTCAGTCGTCAAATCGGTCAAGTCCTGTTTTGTGTACCTACCAGTTACCTGGATTTTTTGCGTCATAATGGGTGCGAGAGAGAGGTCTGTTTACATCCTACTCGCACTTATGTAACATCGTCGCCCGCGCAGCTACCTGCGCGGGTCCCCAGACCCCAATCCTCCGTATTCCGCAAGCCGGTCGCTTCACTCGTATAATATTTCGCATCGCAGTTTGGTGAAGACCACGAAAATAGGTGTTGTGATCTAATTTTTGAATTTGTGTTgtggtttaaaataaataattatttgccACAATGAAGCAGTGTTTTTTGTGTTCTAATAAACATAAAACTCAGAATTTTACAGATGAAGTATTTCAAAAGTGTTCTTTTTACTTGAAATTACGAAAGTTCAACGGATTTAAATACAAAGAAATCGAACTAAAACCTCAAGCCCAGACCGAGTTTGGGTATCACATGGAATGTTTGAGAAAGTTTACCGCTGTTAAACGAAAGTACATTGAAGCATTTGAAGAATGTGAGGTAAGTGTTAATATTAGTATCtaaataggtataataattattaaatttgtagTCAACATTTGCCATGATTccaaaattaatttctttattccGAACTCTGCCAAAACGAAAATACCAGTGTTACTCGTACAAAATGAACAAAATATGAactaaatattttgtctttttctAATTTAAGTTTTAGCAATATCCGAATCAtagttattttacaattttttttaactaagtatatgATTTGACCAATACTTAATTCAGTATATTTTGCACATTAAACTatacccataatattattagacatTAAAGGTAATAAAACCGACCAAAACCGAGGTagtaggtataaaaatataagcatATTATAGGTGCTTTAAAAATTCGAATGCGTTATACAGGGTAATAATGTGATTTTACTTTAATTTCTCTGCTTAgcagtacaatttttttttctacagacCCGGAAGCACCTGGAATCGTTGCCTTCATCCAGTAAAGATCAACAACTACTTGATATCGAAGTATCAGCCGGCAGCTCTGCCGGAACCACTCAAACCTTCACTCCTGGCCCCGAGGTGAGACTTTGTGCTTGTGGCGTTTGTACGTTATAAATTGCTTAGCGGtacaaaaatatgattttacatTGTTTTCTACAGACCCGGAAGCACCTGGAATCGTTACTTTCATCCAGTAAAGATCAACAACTACTTGATATCGAAGTATCAGCCGGCAGCTCTGCCGGAACCACTCAAACCTTCACTCCTGGCCCCGAGGTGAGACTTTGTGCTCGTGGCGTTTGTACGTTATAAATTGTTTAGCGGtacaaaaatatgattttacatTGTTTTCTACAGATCCGGGAGCACCTGGAATCATTGCCTTCATCAAGTAAAGAGCATCAACTACTTGATATCGACGTATCAGCCGGTAGCTCTGCCGGAACCACTCAAACCTTCACTCCTGGCCCCGAGGTGAGACTTTGTGCTCGTGGCGTTTGTACGTTATAAATTGTTTAGCGGtacaaaaatatgattttacatTGTTTTCTACAGATCCGGGAGCACCTGGAATCATTGCCTTCATCAAGTAAAGAGCATCAACTACTTGATATCGACGTATCAGCCGGTAGCTCTGCCGGAACCACTCAAACCATCACACTCAGCCCACATGTGAGTGAGACTTTCTGTCATATGATGACTGTACCTAGAGTTACAGAATTTCATTCTGTACGGTGAGGTCTGAGGTCATGGTTTCAGTTTTCGGGACGATGTCCTTTACAAGTCATATGTTTAGCTCGcttataaaagctttttattTACAGACAACGGAGCAGTTGCTTTCTCTAATCGATGAAGATGATAGCCAGACAAATATACTAACTAGCAGAGGAAAAAAGGAAAGGAGGAGGAAGGAAACATGCATATTTTGTAACAAGTATGAAAAGAAAATTGGAACTCGAAGAGAGTATTTAAAAACGTGTTCTGATCAGGTAAGAGCATCACTGCTTTTGTTAGCATCGTCATTAAATGATGAagatttattaacaaaaataaatacatcaAACAGATTATTATATCATCAATGTTGTTGGGTCACCTGTCGAAATAAATTAAGAACCTCTAAAGAAGAAACAAGTGATTGGTATAGCCTTAGAGAACTGCATAAAAAAGCTTTTGATTCTCtatcacaatatattttgtcagaAATATTAGAAgcacaaaatgttatttatctTAACGATTTGTGGCGTTATTATCAAGATCTATTGAGCCAGTTTAACGAAGGCAGACATGATGAAACTAAACTAAAAAGTTATACATCTCAACATCTTAGAGACAAAATAGAAAGCGCATTCGGGGATGTTCTTGACGTCAAAAAGGCAATATCCAATAATAagattattattcataaaaaaaatttgaaaattaacaAACTCTTAGAAGAAATGTTGTTACATAAATCTTCACAGTACACCAGAATTCGTGATACTGCGTTTAAAATCAGAGATGAAATAAAGgctattgataaaaaaaaacttccacAAAAGCTTCACCCAAATGAAATCATTGAAGGAGAGTGTAAAGTACCCGAGATACTTTATGAGTTCATAAAGACGGTCGTAAAAGGTCTTGATGTAAAAAAACTCTCTGATAGggataaagtaaaaattatgtcaatttgccaggatattatttatataacaacAAAAGGACAGATCAAACCATCTAAACAATTGATGTTAGGATTGACAGTGAAATCATTGACAAACAGTAGCAAATTAATGACAATACTCAATAGATATGGCCATACAATTAGTTACACTACCGCGGAGTCACTAGAAACTGAACTAGCATTCACTGCTGCCGATGAAAGAACTCTCATTCCAAAAAGTATGACATGTGATCCAAAGCTCCACACAAACATAGCTTTTGATAATTTTGACCGATATGTAGAAACATTGGACGGTAAAGATACGATGCACGATACAGTTGGCATTATTTACCAATTTCAACCTCAAGAAGCGCGATCGGAGCAAATGGCAATTTTGGAGCCACAACTTAGACTGGCATCAGAATCAACGAACCGGCGAAGACGAAAATTTCAGGAGGTTATATCAGAGATACAACCATATTACAAAAAACCAAAGGCAATTACTAAATTGTCCTCATTACCTGATATTTTTCAATTAGCTGATGAATGCACGAAAGCGAAAAAAAATGCAATGTGCAGAGATATGGTATGGATATTTTCACTAGAACGAATTCCCGAAACACCGATGTGGACTGGATTCAACTGCAAGAATTTAAACGATAATAGTGAAATTCAGACTCTGGATTACTTACCACAGATTAATGCATCACCCACATCTTACTCAGTTGTACATCAAACGATGATATTCGCTGAAAAAGCATTGGAAGAAACTGGTCAGACTCATTTGGTACTGACATATGATTTGGCAATCGCGAAAATGGCTATGCAAATACAAGTGGCAGAAAGTCCAAAATACGATAATTTGATTATAAATTTGGGTACCTTTCATATATATCTAGCATTCTTTAAAGTATTAGGAAAATATATTGATGGCTCAGGTATTGAAGATATACTGGTGCAGTCACAAGTACTTGCTGCAGGTTCTTTGAATGCATTTTTGGCTGGAAAACACTATAACAGGTGTAAAAGGATTCATGGATTACTATCAGCAGCATTCCAAATATTACACTTTCAACAGTTTCTTAAAAACACATATCTCCGTGTAGAACAAATTGACCAAAGTCTTAAAGATATCCAAGAAAATAAAACTGGAATTCGAGAGCCATTGGACCTACCTCCCATGGTAAACCACTATCTAGAAGAATacgaaaaatacaaaaaattaactCTTGATGGCGAACATGGTAAAACAGCTCAATTCTGTTTACAATATACAGAATTAGTAGATTGTTACCACAGATTAAACAGATCTATGAAAActagtgatttttatttatatatagaaACGCTCTTTGAAATAGCAAActtgttttttagttttaatcaGCAAAATTACGCGAGGTGGCTACTCAAATATCTTGATAATATGTTAAACATGAAAAAATTGAAACCAGAAATCGTAACTGAATTTGAAAAAGGTTCTTTTGGCGTAAAAAGAACTAAGAACCCTTTGGCAAGATTGCCAGTTGATTTGACTTTAGAACAGACTATAAATGCAGATGCTGCAAACTCAATGAGCGGAATCTCACATTTAACAAATACAATAGCTGCAAGACAGCGTTGGGCTCTAACACACAGCCACCGCACAAAAATCATTACGGAATTATTAAACTTGATTGACTTGAACAGCAAAGATGACGTTTCCAAAGAGCTACGCCcatcaaaaacaaaaaaagacaGAGAAGATCTAaacgaaattaaaaatacaataactgAAAAAATAAACCCATTTGACGCTACCTTGCAAGACCTAGTTAATATTTCAACTGGTCGGGCAGCCACAAACACAACAGAAAAGTTCTTACTGAACGTGAGACAAATCGGCGAGGATcaaaaaaatgatttcataaaagaATGTAATAATGATATTCAAAGATTTGAGAGACCAATTAAacgcaataaaatacaaaattttagttcCGAATGCTATAAAAAAACCAATACAACAAAGGAGGGCAAACAAATCCAACTTAAGATGGAGAGGGACATTTTTGGCCGTCTTTTAGCCATAGCGCTCGAAAAGAAAATTGACATGAGCGAGTGCCTGTCATACCCATTAGCACCTTTGCCACCAGCTTTATGCCAAGTTACAGGCAATATGGTCAAAACGGACAAGTCTGTTTTagctaaaaaaataatcgggAAAATTGACCACCACCAGCAACCAGATAATCCAAATGCTTGGATCATCGACGGATtcagttttttattttccttaggAAAATCAATTCCTGACACTTTTGGAAAATTGTCTGACACTATTCTTCATAAAATCTGTAATGTACCCTCACAGGAAATCCATATAATTTTTGACCGATACATGACTCCGTCCATCAAGGACAAAGAAAGAGAGTCAAGAGGAGAGGAAAGCATTCCGTACGAGATTAGTGGTCCTACACAAAAAACACCAAGAGACTTTATGAAGTCTTTAAAAAACCCCAAATTCAAAGTAGCACTCGTAGGGTTCTTAGCCGAGAATTGGGGAAATATTGAGAAATCAAATATAAtcgggttaaaaaaaatatttctaacagTCGAGAACAAATGCTTCTCATATAAGCAAACTGATGACGGAGTAGTAAAAACGGAAGAAGAAATGTTTAATTGTAAACATGAAGAGGCTGATACTCGAATTATTTTCCATATTGCTCAACtggaagaaaaaaaagaaatcgtAGTAAACGCAGCAGATACGGATATATTGATAGTAATTTTAGgaaattatcataaattttccgacaaaaaaatttttttactgtCGGGGCTGAAATTAAGAGATGTCCGATACACGGATTGCTATGCAATATACATAAAATTGGGTACAAATATATGCCAAGCTTTACCTGCCTTGCATGCATTTACGGGATGTGACTACACGGCTAGTTTTTTCAGACAGGGTAAAGTGAAAGCATTGAATTTGTtggaaaaatattcaaaatttcaaacatcttttaaaaactttaattcaGCATTAATTTGTAATGAGAAAGAGCTCAGTATAATCCAGGAATTTACCTCAATGCTATATGGCGTTAAAAATTGTAATTCAGTAAATTCAGCTCGttacgaaatatttaataaaacttttgcAAAAGAACGCAATAAGTTTttacaaaaagtaaaaagctTCACCTCGAATTTAATGCCACCCTGTTTCAAAGTTTTAAAACAGAAAATTTTTAGAACGATTTTTGTGACCACGATGTGGAAAAATGCAACACTACCGGATTGTACATTTAATCTACATCCAAATGATTATGGATGGAAATTAGTAAACGAAAAATATGAACCCCACTGGTTCGACGGTGACCCAACCCCATTAGACATAGATGATATCATCATAGGATCAGATGACGAAAGCAGTGAGGTTTTTACTTCATCAGAAGATGAGGATGaagataatgattaatgatattatgtaatctttttatttcttttaattttacattgtaGGTGTTTAGTTTTAGATTTGgtttgttaatttttaatataataaaaacgtttttttgtAACACAACATAGcataagaataaataaatatttaacatttaacatgaagttttaattttttctataaaatataattaccgaTTTTTTACcccttgtattttaataaaacataataaaattattacaagtacTCTAATAATcctacatattttttactcGTTATACTACATATCCTACAATTAGTACAACTCACTTATTTAAAAGTGACTTAAACACGATTGATTGAAATCAACTATATAGTATAATGTAAATGTAGCAGCGTCAATAGCAAATTTCAATTTGGATTCGTCCCACCATCATTGGATCCACCCCACTTTATATTATGAGCCTGATCAATTAGTATAGTAACACACTTATttaccttaaattattattataacaggtTAGGTTTACAATTCACGGTTCTTCCAAACCATCTATACCCATTTTTGGTCGATAATTCTTGTAAATTGATTATAATTTGATAAATCATGCGAATTTCTCATAATTCACGAGCAGTttaaaaatcactttttttGGGACTTCCGGCCGGATCTGGCTTGGCAGCATCATTTATTCTATAAGTCactattatttcaaaacatttaaaaaagaattCATCAAGATGTCACGTGACGTAAAAAAGGGTACCCAAGGACCAACTTTGACGCCGTCTGCCAAGCACTTCCGGCCATTTTAAAACTGACAGACTTATGTTTCCATTCTCTAAAACTATAGGGCTATATGCTGCCACATGTTTCACGTTGATGTCACGTGACGTAAATTGACACTAAAAATTTGACCGGAAGTGAGGCGATTTTTCTGACTTCCGGCCAATTTCAGATGCGAAAGTCGTCTGATCCTCGCTCGGCATATATTTGCCGACCGTGTGCCATGCGTTTTAAGTTGATGTCATGTGACGTAGGCATTTCGGGGCCGGGCTCACGGACtaaatagcacgtcagccatgacacgaatttcgctatgtggtatttctgtgattaccagaacgcatcgtggccgttttcaccgtttcactattaccacaacgcgttgtgacttgtgagccattttttcactcactgagcgttttcggtctttgagcgtaacattgacattgataaattttttttatctgaagCTGTGCTCACGGCTGTCACTTGTCAGCCGTCAGGACATGGTCAggaccataaacttataatatactgtcagGACACaggacatataaaaaaaaaacaaatgtcatAATAAAAGAAGGAAAACGAGATTGTGTTGTAAATTGGTTGCGAAGAAAATAACCTCTAAACTGTAGCTAGAAACATTTTTCATaatctaatttattatttaatggaaaATACTATGTTTACTGCCTAAATATGGCTTTACCACAAAAGAAGTTTTATAGGCAACGAGCACATTCTAATCCTATAGCAGATCATTGTTTTGAATAGTACGtttttactttacttttaaGCATAATTAAAGTCAGCATGTAAAATCAGTATAAAATTACACTGAACTTGCATTAAATCTACTTTATTACATTACAGTCCAGCTCATCCAGATGATTTTGATTGGACAGCTTTGTATCCTGTTGTAAAATCTGAAGACCAGAAGAAAGTAGAGTTTTTAGATGTTGGATGTGGTTATGGAGGTCTTCTGGGTAAATTATAAACTGTGGATCACAAATTTTTATACAcgaataataatgttataatttaataaccaACCCATTTTTTGTAGTAACATTGTCACCTATGTTTCCTGAACAATTGATGCTAGGACTAGAGATACGAGTGAAAGTATCCGATTATGTAAATGACAGGATCCAAGCATTAAGGATACAAAGCCCTGGACAGTATCAGAACATAGCAGTTCTCAGAACTAACGCAATGAAGTATCTACCCAACTTCTTCTACAAAGGACAGGTGATTATAAACATTAAAGAATGTTGTCTACAACTTTTGGTTGCAGAAATTTAAACTTTGCCacaagatattttaatttgaccaCATCAAATTTCTTCTAAATCTGTACAGTGGTGAAAGCTTGACGAGGTAATGGATAGACAGCCTTCtgcaatatattttgtgtttattatttttttgttgttaacccaccaatccccaagcggcacccggctgtagcataactatttaaaatctattgtgtctgcaatgcCCATGATTGAGG
This DNA window, taken from Aricia agestis chromosome 11, ilAriAges1.1, whole genome shotgun sequence, encodes the following:
- the LOC121731868 gene encoding uncharacterized protein LOC121731868 is translated as MGARERPGSTWNRCLHPVKINNYLISKYQPAALPEPLKPSLLAPRPGSTWNRYFHPVKINNYLISKYQPAALPEPLKPSLLAPRSGSTWNHCLHQVKSINYLISTYQPVALPEPLKPSLLAPRSGSTWNHCLHQVKSINYLISTYQPVALPEPLKPSHSAHM
- the LOC121731869 gene encoding tRNA (guanine-N(7)-)-methyltransferase, with product MALPQKKFYRQRAHSNPIADHCFEYPAHPDDFDWTALYPVVKSEDQKKVEFLDVGCGYGGLLVTLSPMFPEQLMLGLEIRVKVSDYVNDRIQALRIQSPGQYQNIAVLRTNAMKYLPNFFYKGQLKKMFFLYPDPHFKKAKHKWRIINKWLLAEYAYILAEGAIVYTITDVKDLHEWMVTHFEEHPLFQRISDKNLESDPVVEKLYESTEEGQKVTRNSGDKFLAVFKRISDSNIITK